In Rahnella aquatilis CIP 78.65 = ATCC 33071, one DNA window encodes the following:
- a CDS encoding PTS fructose-like transporter subunit IIB codes for MSLKLVAVTACISGVAHTYMAAEKLEKLCLHEKWPVKVETQGALGIENALSENDIAQADIVLLVTEIQLENSERFAHNRCVQTGIHTFLRTPEKVMAAVKKLATSPQGTKIVLP; via the coding sequence ATGTCGCTCAAACTGGTCGCCGTAACCGCCTGTATCAGCGGTGTGGCGCATACTTATATGGCGGCAGAAAAGCTGGAAAAACTGTGCCTCCACGAAAAATGGCCGGTGAAAGTCGAAACGCAGGGTGCGCTGGGCATCGAAAACGCACTCTCAGAAAACGACATTGCTCAGGCAGACATTGTTCTGTTAGTCACTGAAATTCAGCTGGAAAACAGCGAACGGTTTGCACATAACCGCTGCGTCCAGACCGGCATTCACACCTTTTTACGCACGCCGGAAAAAGTGATGGCAGCCGTAAAGAAACTCGCCACATCGCCTCAGGGAACGAAAATCGTTCTCCCCTGA
- the metE gene encoding 5-methyltetrahydropteroyltriglutamate--homocysteine S-methyltransferase has protein sequence MTILNHTLGFPRVGLRRELKKAQESYWAGHSTQEELLATGRELRARHWKQQAEAGVDWVPVGDFAWYDHVLTTSLLLGNVPARHQNADGSVDLDTLFRLGRGRAPTGKPAAAAEMTKWFNTNYHYMVPEFVKGQKFKLSWTQLLEEVDEALALGHKVKPVLLGPLTYLWLGKVKGEQFDRLSLLNDILPVYQQLLAELAKRDIQWVQIDEPALVLELPQQWLDAYKPAYTALEQSKTKLLLTTYFDSVGHNLDTLRQLPVQGLHIDAVAGRDDLQTVINALPKDWLISLGVINGRNVWRADLSTWFERLKPLVEGRNVWIGSSCSLLHSPIDLSVESRLDEEVKSWFAFALQKCAELALLTSALNNPTAQALQKLAEYSAPIRARRESARVNNPAVGKRVAAITAADIERPNVYTERAKAQRARFNLPAWPTTTIGSFPQTTEIRGLRLDFKQGRLDNTRYRTGISEHIKQAIREQERLDIDVLVHGEAERNDMVEYFGEHLDGFVFTQNGWVQSYGSRCVKPPVIIGDVSRPQAITVEWAKYAQSLTEKPVKGMLTGPLTILCWSFPREDVSREIIARQIALALRDEVEDLEKAGIGIIQIDEPALREGLPLRQSEWNAYLRWAVDAFKLNAAVARDDTQIHTHMCYCEFNDIMDSIAALDADVITIETSRSDMDLLESFKDFEYPNEIGPGVYDIHSPNVPSVEWIEDLLRKAADRIPAERLWVNPDCGLKTRGWPETRESLENMVKAAKRLRAEKA, from the coding sequence ATGACGATACTGAATCACACTCTGGGTTTTCCACGCGTTGGTCTGCGTCGTGAACTTAAAAAAGCACAAGAAAGCTACTGGGCAGGGCACTCCACTCAGGAAGAACTGCTGGCCACCGGCCGCGAACTGCGTGCCCGTCACTGGAAACAACAAGCTGAAGCCGGCGTGGATTGGGTGCCGGTGGGTGATTTCGCCTGGTACGATCACGTACTGACCACCAGCCTGCTGCTGGGTAACGTACCGGCACGTCATCAGAATGCCGACGGCTCTGTTGACCTCGATACCTTATTCCGTCTTGGCCGTGGCCGTGCACCGACCGGTAAACCGGCTGCCGCGGCGGAAATGACCAAATGGTTTAACACCAACTACCACTACATGGTGCCGGAGTTCGTCAAAGGTCAGAAATTCAAACTGAGCTGGACACAGCTGCTGGAAGAAGTGGACGAAGCGCTGGCGCTCGGTCACAAGGTGAAACCGGTTCTGCTTGGCCCGCTGACCTATCTCTGGCTCGGTAAAGTGAAAGGTGAACAGTTTGACCGTCTTTCCCTGCTCAACGACATCCTGCCTGTGTATCAGCAACTGCTGGCTGAACTGGCAAAACGCGACATCCAATGGGTGCAGATCGACGAACCGGCACTGGTGCTGGAACTGCCGCAGCAATGGCTGGATGCGTACAAACCGGCTTATACCGCGCTGGAACAGAGCAAAACCAAACTGCTGCTGACCACTTACTTCGACAGCGTCGGGCATAACCTCGACACACTTCGCCAGTTGCCGGTTCAGGGGCTGCATATTGATGCCGTCGCCGGTCGTGACGATCTGCAAACCGTCATCAACGCGCTGCCAAAAGACTGGCTGATTTCTCTGGGGGTGATCAATGGCCGCAATGTCTGGCGTGCGGATCTGAGCACCTGGTTTGAGCGTCTGAAGCCACTGGTTGAAGGCCGTAATGTCTGGATCGGCAGCTCCTGTTCACTGCTGCACAGCCCGATCGACTTAAGCGTCGAAAGCCGTCTGGATGAGGAAGTGAAAAGCTGGTTCGCCTTCGCCCTGCAAAAATGTGCCGAGCTGGCATTGCTGACGTCTGCGCTGAACAATCCGACTGCACAGGCACTACAGAAACTGGCGGAATACAGTGCGCCAATCCGCGCCCGCCGTGAATCTGCCCGTGTGAACAATCCGGCGGTCGGTAAACGTGTGGCGGCGATCACTGCCGCAGATATTGAGCGCCCGAATGTTTACACCGAACGCGCCAAAGCGCAGCGTGCCCGTTTCAACCTGCCGGCATGGCCGACAACCACCATCGGCTCATTCCCGCAAACCACGGAAATCCGCGGCCTGCGTCTGGACTTCAAACAAGGCCGTCTGGATAACACCAGATACCGTACCGGTATCAGTGAACACATTAAGCAAGCCATCAGAGAACAGGAACGTCTGGATATCGACGTGCTGGTGCACGGTGAAGCTGAACGTAACGACATGGTGGAATACTTCGGCGAACATCTGGACGGTTTTGTGTTTACGCAAAACGGCTGGGTACAAAGCTACGGTTCACGTTGCGTAAAACCGCCGGTGATTATCGGCGACGTCAGCCGTCCGCAAGCCATCACCGTGGAGTGGGCGAAGTACGCGCAGTCCCTGACCGAAAAACCGGTGAAAGGCATGCTGACCGGCCCGCTTACTATTCTCTGCTGGTCGTTCCCGCGTGAAGATGTCAGCCGCGAAATCATCGCCCGACAAATCGCGCTGGCACTGCGTGACGAAGTGGAAGATCTGGAAAAAGCCGGTATCGGTATTATCCAGATTGACGAACCGGCGCTGCGGGAAGGCCTGCCACTGCGCCAGTCGGAATGGAATGCCTACCTGCGCTGGGCGGTGGATGCGTTCAAACTGAATGCCGCGGTTGCCCGTGACGACACGCAAATCCACACCCACATGTGTTACTGCGAGTTCAACGACATCATGGATTCCATTGCCGCGCTGGACGCGGATGTGATCACCATCGAAACCTCACGATCCGATATGGACTTGCTGGAGTCGTTTAAAGATTTCGAATACCCGAACGAAATCGGGCCGGGCGTCTATGACATTCACTCACCGAATGTACCCAGCGTGGAATGGATTGAAGACCTGCTGCGTAAAGCGGCGGATCGTATTCCGGCAGAACGCCTGTGGGTCAACCCGGACTGCGGCCTGAAAACCCGTGGCTGGCCGGAAACCCGTGAGTCACTGGAAAACATGGTGAAAGCCGCCAAACGTCTGCGTGCTGAGAAGGCCTGA
- the metR gene encoding HTH-type transcriptional regulator MetR, producing the protein MIELKHLRTLQALRNTGSLAAAASQLHQTQSALSHQFSDLEQRLGFRLFVRKSQPLRFTPQGEIMLNLAEQVLPQIQQALQACNEPHQTSLRIAIECHSCIQWLTPALDNFHQNWPQVMMDFKSGVTFDPQPALQQGELDIVLTSDILPRSGLHYSPMFDFEVRLVLAPDHPLATKAVITPEDLSTETLMIYPVQRQRLDIWRHFLQPAGVSPSLKSVDNTLLLIQMVSARMGIAALPHWVVESFERQGLVVTKTLGDGLWSRLYAAVRDGEQRQPVTEAFIRSARQHACDHLPFVRDAARPNAGVPTVRT; encoded by the coding sequence ATGATCGAACTGAAACACCTGCGAACGTTGCAAGCACTGCGCAACACCGGGTCACTGGCCGCAGCCGCCTCGCAGCTTCATCAGACCCAATCGGCCCTGTCGCACCAGTTCAGTGACCTTGAGCAACGTCTCGGTTTCAGATTGTTTGTGCGAAAAAGTCAGCCTCTGCGTTTTACCCCGCAGGGCGAAATCATGCTGAACCTGGCAGAACAGGTGCTGCCGCAAATTCAGCAGGCATTGCAGGCCTGCAATGAGCCGCACCAGACTTCACTGCGTATCGCGATTGAATGTCACAGTTGTATTCAGTGGCTGACCCCCGCGCTGGATAACTTCCATCAGAACTGGCCGCAGGTGATGATGGATTTCAAATCCGGCGTGACCTTCGACCCGCAGCCCGCGCTGCAACAGGGCGAGCTGGACATCGTATTAACCTCTGACATCCTGCCGCGCAGCGGTTTGCACTATTCGCCGATGTTCGATTTTGAAGTGCGTCTGGTGCTGGCACCGGATCATCCGCTGGCGACCAAAGCGGTCATCACGCCGGAAGATCTCAGTACGGAAACGCTGATGATTTATCCGGTGCAACGCCAGCGTCTGGATATCTGGCGACATTTCCTGCAACCGGCAGGCGTCAGCCCGTCACTGAAAAGTGTCGATAACACGTTGTTATTGATTCAGATGGTGTCGGCGAGAATGGGAATTGCGGCGTTACCCCACTGGGTCGTGGAGAGTTTTGAGCGCCAGGGTCTGGTGGTGACCAAAACCCTGGGCGATGGCTTATGGAGCCGGTTGTACGCCGCCGTGCGTGACGGCGAACAGCGTCAGCCTGTGACGGAAGCGTTTATTCGTTCGGCGCGGCAGCACGCGTGCGATCATCTGCCGTTTGTTCGCGACGCGGCACGACCCAACGCCGGTGTACCCACAGTGAGGACATAA
- a CDS encoding carboxylate/amino acid/amine transporter — translation MPLLIITTILWAFSFSLIGVYLAGQVDSVFSVLVRLGLAALVFLPFLRWKGHQLTTILLYMAVGAMQLGIMYLISFEAYLYLSVPEFLLFTVMTPLYVTLIYDLISGRKIRMGYALSALLAVAGAAIIRYDHISEHFIIGLLLVQAANICFAIGQVGYKRLMETRPVPQHTAFSWFYLGALLCAVVAWFLWGNPQKLPTTNLQWGILVWLGIGASGLGYFMWNYGATQVDAGTLGIMNNFHVPAGLLVNLAIWQQQPHWPSFIIGAAVIMSSLWVHRRWVVPRREQTADDRTRAAAPNE, via the coding sequence GTGCCTTTACTCATCATCACCACCATTTTGTGGGCCTTTTCCTTCAGCCTGATTGGCGTGTATCTGGCCGGACAGGTCGATAGCGTGTTCTCCGTGTTAGTCCGTTTAGGGCTGGCGGCGCTGGTTTTCCTGCCGTTTTTACGCTGGAAAGGCCATCAGCTCACCACCATTTTGCTGTATATGGCGGTGGGGGCGATGCAGCTCGGGATCATGTATCTCATCAGCTTCGAAGCTTATCTGTACCTGTCGGTACCGGAATTCCTGTTGTTTACGGTCATGACGCCGCTGTATGTCACGCTGATTTATGACCTGATCAGCGGGCGGAAAATCCGCATGGGCTATGCGCTCAGCGCGCTGCTGGCGGTAGCCGGGGCGGCGATTATCCGTTACGACCATATCAGCGAACATTTCATCATCGGTTTGCTGCTGGTGCAGGCGGCGAATATCTGTTTTGCCATCGGGCAGGTGGGATACAAACGTCTGATGGAAACCCGTCCGGTGCCGCAACATACGGCGTTTTCCTGGTTCTATCTGGGGGCGTTGCTTTGCGCAGTGGTGGCGTGGTTCCTGTGGGGAAATCCGCAAAAACTGCCGACCACGAATTTACAGTGGGGCATTCTGGTGTGGCTGGGGATCGGGGCTTCAGGGCTGGGATACTTCATGTGGAACTACGGGGCGACGCAGGTTGATGCGGGAACGTTGGGGATTATGAACAACTTTCACGTCCCGGCCGGGCTGCTGGTGAATCTGGCGATCTGGCAACAGCAGCCGCACTGGCCGAGCTTTATCATCGGTGCCGCTGTGATTATGTCCTCACTGTGGGTACACCGGCGTTGGGTCGTGCCGCGTCGCGAACAAACGGCAGATGATCGCACGCGTGCTGCCGCGCCGAACGAATAA
- a CDS encoding DUF2756 domain-containing protein, which translates to MKCLYGMLAALPLLFAVQTASAAEKVPNPNDPLLTNPSQQRMQQQQQNNQQMQKRQQEQDLRNSQQQQQLKLKSQIQSNQQRLQIQQNNQTLNQKLNQTP; encoded by the coding sequence ATGAAATGTTTATATGGAATGCTCGCCGCGCTGCCATTGCTGTTTGCCGTGCAAACCGCCAGCGCCGCCGAAAAGGTGCCGAATCCTAACGATCCGCTGCTGACCAACCCGTCGCAACAGCGCATGCAACAACAACAGCAAAACAATCAGCAGATGCAAAAACGCCAGCAGGAGCAGGATTTGCGTAACAGTCAGCAACAGCAGCAACTCAAACTGAAGTCGCAAATCCAGAGCAATCAGCAGCGTTTGCAGATCCAGCAAAATAACCAGACGCTGAATCAGAAATTGAATCAGACGCCGTAA
- the ugpQ gene encoding glycerophosphodiester phosphodiesterase — protein sequence MKAWPYPRIVAHRGGGALAPENTLAAIDTGARYGHTMIEFDAKLAQDGEIFLLHDDTLNRTSNGWGVAGELPWEKLEKLDAGNWYSAAFKGEKLPLLAQVAERCARHHMMVNIEIKPTTGTDEKTGTDVALAARELWKDQAVPPLLSSFEFNALVAAKKAAPELPRGLLIDEWHEDWKALTDELECVSLHLNHKLLNEERVRAIKDAGLHILVYTVNNPARARELLGWGVDCICTDKIDVIGPDFV from the coding sequence ATGAAAGCCTGGCCATATCCTCGCATTGTGGCACACCGTGGCGGCGGCGCACTGGCACCGGAAAATACACTGGCAGCCATCGATACGGGCGCCAGATACGGTCACACCATGATCGAATTTGACGCCAAACTGGCGCAAGACGGGGAAATCTTCCTGCTACATGACGATACCCTGAACCGCACCAGCAACGGCTGGGGCGTGGCCGGTGAATTGCCGTGGGAAAAACTCGAAAAGCTCGATGCCGGTAACTGGTACAGCGCCGCTTTTAAAGGTGAGAAATTACCGCTGCTGGCGCAGGTGGCCGAACGCTGTGCGCGTCATCATATGATGGTGAATATCGAGATCAAACCCACCACCGGAACTGATGAGAAAACCGGCACCGACGTCGCGCTGGCTGCCCGTGAATTGTGGAAAGATCAGGCCGTTCCGCCGTTGCTTTCTTCTTTCGAATTCAATGCGTTAGTTGCCGCCAAAAAAGCCGCACCGGAATTGCCTCGCGGCTTACTGATCGACGAATGGCATGAAGACTGGAAAGCACTGACCGACGAACTGGAATGTGTTTCCCTGCACCTCAACCATAAGTTATTGAACGAAGAACGCGTCCGGGCGATTAAAGACGCCGGGCTGCATATTCTGGTGTACACGGTGAACAATCCGGCGCGCGCGCGTGAATTGTTGGGCTGGGGCGTGGACTGTATTTGTACCGATAAGATTGATGTGATCGGGCCGGACTTTGTGTAG
- a CDS encoding sn-glycerol-3-phosphate import ATP-binding protein UgpC yields the protein MANLKLQAVTKSYDGKNQIIQSIDLDVADGEFIVMVGPSGCGKSTLLRMVAGLERTTSGDIYINDQRVTELEPKDRGIAMVFQNYALYPHMSVFDNMAYGLKIRGFGKAQILARVEEAARILELGPLLKRKPRELSGGQRQRVAMGRAIVREPAVFLFDEPLSNLDAKLRVQMRLELQQLHRRLRTTSLYVTHDQVEAMTLAERVIVMNKGIAEQIGTPSEVYRRPASLFVASFIGSPAMNLLPGQLTTDGTSLVMEDGFELPLPVPRPEWGGRELTVGIRPEHIHLTDDSQKGIPMVLNTLELLGADNLAHGKLADSGVVVRLSHEVFPTTGSLLRLDFPAKALHFFDTHSGLRME from the coding sequence ATGGCAAATTTGAAATTACAGGCAGTGACCAAATCCTACGACGGCAAAAACCAGATTATCCAAAGCATTGATCTGGACGTCGCTGACGGCGAATTCATCGTGATGGTCGGCCCTTCCGGCTGTGGAAAATCCACCCTGCTGCGCATGGTCGCCGGGCTGGAGCGCACCACCTCCGGTGATATTTATATTAACGACCAGCGCGTCACCGAGCTGGAACCGAAAGATCGCGGTATCGCGATGGTGTTTCAGAACTACGCGCTGTACCCGCATATGAGCGTATTCGATAACATGGCGTATGGCCTGAAAATTCGCGGCTTCGGCAAGGCGCAGATCCTCGCCCGCGTCGAAGAAGCGGCGCGCATTCTCGAGCTCGGCCCGCTACTCAAACGCAAACCGCGTGAGCTTTCCGGTGGCCAGCGTCAGCGCGTGGCGATGGGGCGCGCTATCGTGCGTGAACCGGCGGTATTTCTGTTCGACGAACCGCTGTCCAATCTTGACGCCAAGCTGCGTGTGCAGATGCGCCTCGAACTGCAACAGCTTCACCGCCGTCTGCGTACCACCAGTTTGTACGTCACGCACGATCAGGTCGAAGCCATGACGCTGGCGGAACGCGTGATCGTGATGAACAAAGGCATTGCCGAACAAATCGGTACGCCGTCTGAGGTTTACCGCCGTCCGGCAAGTCTGTTTGTTGCCAGCTTTATCGGCTCTCCGGCCATGAATTTATTGCCGGGCCAGCTGACCACTGACGGTACATCGCTGGTAATGGAAGACGGATTCGAACTGCCGTTGCCGGTTCCACGCCCGGAATGGGGAGGTCGCGAACTGACAGTGGGCATCCGTCCTGAACATATTCATCTGACTGATGATTCGCAGAAGGGGATCCCGATGGTATTGAATACGCTGGAACTGCTGGGCGCGGATAATCTGGCGCACGGCAAACTGGCGGACAGCGGTGTCGTGGTGCGTTTATCCCATGAAGTATTCCCGACAACCGGTTCGCTGTTGCGCTTGGATTTCCCGGCGAAAGCGTTACACTTTTTCGATACTCACAGCGGATTACGGATGGAATGA
- the ugpE gene encoding sn-glycerol-3-phosphate ABC transporter permease UgpE: protein MIENRRGLDIFSHIMLLLGVLVILFPLYVAFVAASLDNKQIFDVPMTLIPGTHLWENISTIWTQGAGNSSPAFGRMLINSFIMAMVITVGKISVSMLSAYAIVYFRFPLRNLFFWLIFMTLMLPVEVRIFPTVQVIANLHMLDSYTGLTLPLMASATATFLFRQFFMTLPDELLEAARIDGAGAMRFFWDIVLPLSKTNLAALFVITFIYGWNQYLWPILITSDASMGTAVAGIKSMISSGDGSTQWNQVMAAMILTLLPPLAVVLLMQRWFVRGLVDSEK, encoded by the coding sequence ATGATTGAAAACCGCAGAGGGCTGGATATCTTCAGCCACATCATGCTGCTGCTCGGCGTGCTGGTGATCCTCTTTCCGTTGTACGTCGCGTTTGTGGCAGCCTCGCTGGACAACAAACAAATTTTTGACGTGCCGATGACGCTGATCCCGGGCACGCATTTATGGGAAAACATCAGCACCATCTGGACGCAGGGCGCAGGTAACAGCAGTCCGGCATTCGGGCGGATGCTGATTAATAGCTTCATCATGGCGATGGTGATCACCGTCGGTAAGATTTCGGTATCAATGCTGTCGGCCTACGCCATTGTCTATTTCCGTTTCCCGCTGCGTAACCTGTTTTTCTGGCTGATTTTTATGACGCTGATGCTGCCGGTGGAAGTGCGTATTTTCCCGACCGTGCAGGTGATCGCCAATCTGCATATGCTCGACAGCTACACCGGCCTGACGCTGCCGCTGATGGCGTCTGCTACCGCGACCTTCCTGTTCCGTCAGTTCTTTATGACCCTGCCCGATGAATTGCTGGAAGCGGCGCGTATCGACGGTGCGGGCGCGATGCGCTTCTTCTGGGATATCGTGTTGCCGCTGTCAAAAACCAATCTTGCCGCGCTGTTCGTCATCACCTTCATCTATGGCTGGAACCAGTATTTGTGGCCGATCCTGATCACCAGCGATGCCTCGATGGGCACGGCGGTGGCGGGGATTAAAAGCATGATTTCTTCCGGCGACGGCTCGACCCAATGGAATCAGGTGATGGCGGCCATGATCCTGACCTTATTGCCACCGCTGGCGGTGGTGCTCCTGATGCAGCGCTGGTTTGTGCGCGGCCTGGTAGACAGTGAGAAGTAA
- the ugpA gene encoding sn-glycerol-3-phosphate ABC transporter permease UgpA, with the protein MSSHRPGFGCSWLPYALVLPQLLITAIFFLWPAGQALWYSVQTLDPFGLSSTFAGLTNFTQLFQDSYYLDSFYTTLKFSFMVAFIGLAVSLFFAALVDHVVRGSRIYQTLMILPYAVAPAVAAVLWMFLFSPGLGLITHFLGSIGYNWNHAQNSGQAMFLVVLASVWKQVSYNFLFFLAALQSIPKSLVEAAAIDGAGPVRRFFNLVLPLISPVSFFLLVVNLVYAFFDTFPVIDAATAGGPVQATTTLIYKVYREGFSGLDLSSSAAQSVILMLLVCGLTFIQFRFVERKVRYQ; encoded by the coding sequence ATGAGTTCACACCGTCCCGGTTTTGGTTGCAGCTGGTTGCCCTACGCGCTGGTGCTGCCGCAACTGCTGATCACCGCGATATTTTTCCTGTGGCCTGCGGGTCAGGCGCTGTGGTATTCGGTGCAGACGCTGGATCCGTTCGGCTTGTCGAGTACGTTTGCCGGGCTGACTAACTTCACGCAGCTTTTTCAGGACTCGTACTATCTCGATTCTTTCTACACCACGTTGAAATTCAGCTTTATGGTGGCGTTTATCGGGCTGGCGGTTTCGCTGTTTTTCGCGGCGCTGGTCGATCATGTTGTGCGCGGCAGCCGGATTTATCAGACGCTGATGATCCTGCCATACGCCGTTGCGCCCGCTGTTGCCGCCGTATTGTGGATGTTCCTGTTCAGCCCCGGTCTCGGTCTGATTACTCATTTCTTAGGCTCGATAGGCTACAACTGGAACCACGCGCAAAACAGCGGTCAGGCGATGTTCCTGGTGGTGCTGGCATCGGTCTGGAAGCAGGTCAGCTACAACTTCCTGTTCTTCCTGGCGGCGTTGCAGTCGATCCCTAAATCACTGGTGGAAGCGGCGGCTATCGATGGTGCAGGCCCGGTTCGCCGTTTCTTCAATCTGGTGTTACCGCTGATTTCACCGGTCAGTTTCTTCCTGCTGGTGGTCAATCTGGTGTACGCCTTCTTTGATACCTTCCCGGTCATTGATGCCGCGACGGCCGGTGGCCCGGTGCAGGCGACCACCACTCTGATTTACAAAGTGTACCGCGAAGGTTTCTCCGGTCTGGACTTGTCCAGTTCTGCCGCGCAGTCCGTGATTCTGATGCTGCTGGTTTGCGGCCTGACGTTCATTCAGTTCCGCTTTGTCGAGCGTAAGGTGCGTTATCAATGA
- the ugpB gene encoding sn-glycerol-3-phosphate ABC transporter substrate-binding protein UgpB — translation MFINLKKTVIGTALTLAVSANAFAVTEIPFWHSMDGELGKEVNSLADRFNQTHPDVKIVPVYKGKYDESLAAGIAAYRTGNAPAILQVYEVGTATMMASKAIKPVYEVFSEAGIKEDVSQFVPTVSGYYSDSKGRLLSQPFNSSTPVLYYNKDAFKKAGLNPDQPPKTWQDMAVYTAKLREAGMKCGYASGWQGWIQIENFSAWHSLPIATKNNGFDGSDAVLEFNKPEQIKHIQMLQDMNKKGDFTYFGRKDESTAKFYNGDCAMTTASSGSLADIRQYSKFNYGVGMMPYDADIKGAPQNAIIGGASLWVMNGKDKDTYKGVAEFLQYLTTPEIAAEWHQKTGYLPVTTAAYELTKKQGFYEKNPGSDVATRQMLNKPPLPFTKGLRLGNMPQIRTVVDEELESVWSGKKTAKEALDTAVQRGNLLLRRFEASTK, via the coding sequence ATGTTCATCAACCTCAAAAAAACGGTCATCGGCACCGCGCTGACGCTGGCTGTCAGCGCCAATGCATTCGCTGTGACAGAAATTCCTTTCTGGCACTCAATGGACGGCGAATTAGGCAAAGAAGTGAACTCGCTGGCTGACCGTTTTAACCAGACGCATCCTGATGTCAAAATCGTGCCGGTCTATAAGGGTAAATACGACGAAAGCCTGGCGGCCGGTATCGCCGCGTACCGCACGGGTAATGCGCCTGCGATTTTGCAGGTTTACGAAGTAGGCACCGCGACCATGATGGCCAGCAAAGCCATCAAACCGGTTTACGAAGTGTTCAGCGAGGCAGGGATTAAAGAAGACGTTTCGCAGTTCGTGCCGACTGTTTCCGGCTATTACTCCGATTCCAAAGGCCGCCTGCTGTCGCAGCCTTTCAACAGCTCCACACCGGTGCTGTATTACAACAAAGATGCTTTCAAAAAAGCCGGTCTGAATCCGGATCAGCCACCGAAAACCTGGCAGGACATGGCCGTGTACACCGCGAAATTACGTGAAGCCGGCATGAAATGTGGCTACGCCAGCGGCTGGCAGGGTTGGATCCAGATCGAGAACTTCAGCGCCTGGCATAGTTTGCCGATCGCCACCAAAAATAACGGTTTCGATGGCAGCGATGCGGTTCTGGAATTCAACAAACCCGAACAAATCAAACACATCCAGATGCTGCAAGACATGAACAAGAAGGGTGATTTCACCTATTTTGGTCGTAAAGACGAATCTACCGCTAAGTTCTACAACGGTGATTGCGCGATGACCACTGCATCTTCCGGCTCCCTGGCGGATATCCGTCAGTATTCCAAATTCAACTATGGCGTAGGCATGATGCCTTACGACGCAGACATCAAAGGCGCGCCGCAAAACGCCATCATCGGCGGTGCCAGCCTGTGGGTGATGAACGGCAAAGACAAAGACACCTACAAAGGCGTTGCCGAATTCCTGCAATACCTGACCACGCCGGAAATCGCAGCCGAATGGCATCAGAAAACCGGTTATCTGCCGGTGACGACTGCCGCGTATGAGCTGACCAAAAAACAAGGCTTCTATGAGAAGAACCCGGGCTCTGACGTCGCCACCCGCCAGATGCTGAACAAACCGCCATTGCCGTTCACCAAAGGTCTGCGTCTGGGCAACATGCCTCAGATCCGTACCGTCGTGGATGAAGAACTGGAAAGCGTATGGAGCGGCAAGAAAACGGCGAAAGAAGCACTGGATACCGCTGTTCAGCGCGGGAATTTGTTACTCCGTCGCTTCGAAGCTTCAACGAAGTAA